From the Mycobacterium noviomagense genome, the window AGGCGGCCTGGCGTGCCGCGATGTGGGGAAAGCCGGCCGGCCATGGCATCAACGACCCGCATTTCATCCAGCCCGACCGGCCGATGAGCGCGATCGGTGGCTGAACCGATGGTCTACGACGATCCCGGCGACGTCCGGGTCACTGTCCGCTACTTCGCGGCGGCGCGCGCGGCCGCCGGCGCCGAGTCGGAAACGGTCTGCGTGCGGCCGGGAGCCACCGTGGCCGAGCTGGTCGACGGCTTGGGAGCCAGGAATTCGCAGTTGGCGACGGTGCTGAGCCGCTGTTCCTACCTGTGCGACGGTATCGCCGTCCGGGACGTACAGACGGCCCTTCACTCCGGCGAGACGATCGATGTGCTGCCCCCATTCGCCGGCGGTTAAACGTGTGATTTCACTCACATAACGGTTCGATCACGGCGCGGATACGGACTGATCTCGCCGCCTGCGACCTGCGTTAACGATCCGCTTTCCTGGCGTTTGTCCTAACTGCCGCAAGCGAAACGCCGCGCAAACGAAAACATGACGGAAGCGGCGTGACCCGATACCGTCTTCCGCGGGCTTGCCGAGGCATTACCGGGTGGCGGGCCCTCTCCGCCTATAGCGCCGAGCTCCATCCAGTAGGCGGGGACGTCGACAACACATGGATGGAGGCGGGGGACCCACCGGTCCACCCGGACCGAACTGGAGCCGTTCGCGGTTCCTTGGGGTGAAGCCACGTCGTTTCCCCGCGGATGACGACGATGGCCGGGCAACCTCTCCAGCCCGAACCCGACAGCTGACCTCGTGGGCGCCTACAGGGAGGAATTACCGACGTATGAGCGGACGGCATCGTAAGCCCACGACATCGAATGTCAGCGTTGCCAAAATCGCCGTTACCGGAGCCGTCATCGGGGGCGGCGGCATGGCTTTGGCGGCCCATGCATCCGCGGCGACTGATGGCGAATGGGATCGCGTAGCGCGTTGTGAATCCGGCGGCAACTGGTCGATCAACACGGGCAACGGCTACCAGGGTGGCTTGCAGTTCACGCCAGGCACCTGGGCCGCTCACGGTGGTGGCCAGTACGCCCCGTCAGCGCACATGGCCACCCGCGAGCAGCAGATCGCCGTCGCCGAGCGGGTGCTGGCCACGCAGGGCCGCGGGGCCTGGCCGGTGTGTGGTGGGCCGTTGTCGAGCCCCACGCCGCGCAACGTACTCACCAGCGCGCCGGTGAACCAGCCAGCGGACGACCAGCCGGCGGACGGCCCGGCTGTGACCGGCGAGCCCGGGGCCTTCGACGCTCCGCCGCCCGAAGCGGCGCCTCCCGCCGACCCCACACCGCCCGATGCACCGGCTCCGCCGGTCGAGCTGGCTACCGACGACCACTCCGCTCCAGCGGCTGAGCCTGCCGCATTCGACGCCTCGGCACCGGCTGCCGAGCCCGCACCGGTTGCCGAACCCGCGCCGGTTGCCGAACCCGCGCCGGTTGCCGAACCCGCGGCAGTCGCCGAAGCCGCGCCGGTCGAGCCAGCAGCTCCCGTGGAGCCCGCCGCTGTCGAGGCGCCGGCCGAGGAGCCTGCGCCACCGGTCGACCCCACCTCCGTCCAGGCGCCGGTCGAGGAGCCTGCGCCACCGGTCGAGACCGCCGCGGTCGAGGCACCGGCCGAAGAGCCTGCCGCACCGGTCGAGCCGGCCGCGGTCGACCAAGCGCCTCCCGCCGACGCGCCGGAGGTCCACCAGGCCCAAGCGGTCTCCTATTGGGCCGCCCCTGCGCCGAGTGATCCCGCACCGGGGCTGCCGATTGATCCGGCCGCTGCCGGCTCGGCGGCGCACGACCTGCAGCTCCCGCCGCAACTTGCGCCCATGCTCGACCCGGCGAATATGCCCAACACGTCTGGGCTGCCGGCGACCGCTCCGCAGAACATGGATTCCGGCTTCCTGAAGGACCTGTGGCAAGCCATTCAGGCGCAGGGTGTCAACGGCAACGGCGCGCTAGCGGCGCTTGGTCAACGGCCTCAGGCCGGCCAGTAACGCTCAGGCCGAACCCACCCATTCGTCGGTGCCATCGGCGAAGAACTGGTGCTTCCACACCGGTAACCGCGCCTTGATGGTGTCGACGAGGTGAGCACAGGTCTCGAACGCCGCGCGGCGATGGTCGGCGGCGACCGCGGCGACCAACGCCGCCTCACCGATCTGCAGCGCGCCGATCCGGTGACTGGCAGCGATCGCCCGCACCCCCCGCGACTGCTCGGCGATCTGACTCAGCACGTCGGACAGCACCTGACTGGCCGACGGGTGCGCCGAGTATTCCAGCCGCAGCACCTGTCGCCCGCCGTCGTGGTCGCGGATCATGCCGACGAAGCCGACCACTGCGCCAGCAGCCTGATGGCTCACCAGTTCTTCATGGTCGGCCAGCAGGATCGGCTCTTCGGTGAGCTCCGCTCGCAACACCAAGGTCATCGCGAATGGTCTTTTCCGGCGAGTTGGTCCAGCGCGTGGTCGAGCACATCGGCGAGTATCCCGAGCCCGTCGCGCACCCCGCCGGGCGAGCCGGGAAGGTTGACGATCAACGTCCGCCCGGCGACGCCACATAACCCCCGGGACAGCACCGACGTCGGCACCTTGGGCAGGCCCGAACGGCGGATCGCATCGGCCAGCCCGGGAACCTCGTAGTCGAGCACCGACGCGGTCTGAGCCGGAGTGTCATCGCTCGGCGAGATACCGGTGCCGCCAGAGGTGATGATCAGATCGACACCCTCGCCGACGGCGTCGCGCAGCGCCTGACCCACCGGATCGCCGTCGGCAACCACCTGCGGCTGTACAGCCGAAAACCCATGCTGTTCAAGCCATTCGGCGATGATCGGCCCGCACCGGTCGTCGTACACGCCGGCAGATGCGCGGGTGGAAGCGATGATGACTCGCGCGGATCGGGCGCCCATCACCGCATCCAGCTGCCGCTGCGGCCGCCGTCCTTGCGAAGCACGCGGATGTCGTCGATGCGCGCGGCGGGGTCCACCGCTTTGATCATGTCGTAGAGGGTGAGCGCAGCAATGCTGACCGCGGTCAGCGCCTCCATCTCAACCCCGGTGCGGTCGGTGCTGCGAACGGTCGCGGTGATCTCGATGTCCGACTCGCCGACGCTGAAATCGACGTCGACACTGGTGAGCGCGAGCTGATGGCACAACGGAATCAGGTCGCTGGTGCGCTTGGCGGCCAGGATG encodes:
- a CDS encoding transglycosylase family protein, with product MSGRHRKPTTSNVSVAKIAVTGAVIGGGGMALAAHASAATDGEWDRVARCESGGNWSINTGNGYQGGLQFTPGTWAAHGGGQYAPSAHMATREQQIAVAERVLATQGRGAWPVCGGPLSSPTPRNVLTSAPVNQPADDQPADGPAVTGEPGAFDAPPPEAAPPADPTPPDAPAPPVELATDDHSAPAAEPAAFDASAPAAEPAPVAEPAPVAEPAPVAEPAAVAEAAPVEPAAPVEPAAVEAPAEEPAPPVDPTSVQAPVEEPAPPVETAAVEAPAEEPAAPVEPAAVDQAPPADAPEVHQAQAVSYWAAPAPSDPAPGLPIDPAAAGSAAHDLQLPPQLAPMLDPANMPNTSGLPATAPQNMDSGFLKDLWQAIQAQGVNGNGALAALGQRPQAGQ
- a CDS encoding MoaD/ThiS family protein, whose amino-acid sequence is MVYDDPGDVRVTVRYFAAARAAAGAESETVCVRPGATVAELVDGLGARNSQLATVLSRCSYLCDGIAVRDVQTALHSGETIDVLPPFAGG
- a CDS encoding molybdenum cofactor biosynthesis protein MoaE; the encoded protein is MTLVLRAELTEEPILLADHEELVSHQAAGAVVGFVGMIRDHDGGRQVLRLEYSAHPSASQVLSDVLSQIAEQSRGVRAIAASHRIGALQIGEAALVAAVAADHRRAAFETCAHLVDTIKARLPVWKHQFFADGTDEWVGSA
- the moaC gene encoding cyclic pyranopterin monophosphate synthase MoaC, whose product is MVDVTEKGPTKRTAVAAGALRTSPEVVTLISSGGLPKGDALATARVAGILAAKRTSDLIPLCHQLALTSVDVDFSVGESDIEITATVRSTDRTGVEMEALTAVSIAALTLYDMIKAVDPAARIDDIRVLRKDGGRSGSWMR
- a CDS encoding MogA/MoaB family molybdenum cofactor biosynthesis protein; translated protein: MGARSARVIIASTRASAGVYDDRCGPIIAEWLEQHGFSAVQPQVVADGDPVGQALRDAVGEGVDLIITSGGTGISPSDDTPAQTASVLDYEVPGLADAIRRSGLPKVPTSVLSRGLCGVAGRTLIVNLPGSPGGVRDGLGILADVLDHALDQLAGKDHSR